A single genomic interval of Scatophagus argus isolate fScaArg1 chromosome 22, fScaArg1.pri, whole genome shotgun sequence harbors:
- the LOC124053659 gene encoding pleckstrin homology domain-containing family A member 5-like isoform X6, producing MAADPKPDWLSCLPSSWSYGVTRDGRIFFINEEAKSTTWLHPVTGEAVITGHRKTPDLPTGWEEGYTFEGARCFINHNERKVTCKHPVSGIPSQDNCIFVVNEHVNCGKLVHPDMPLEALTRPPPKASSEQGSSSDKKERPMSTMSEASNYTGGSDYSTFPGSPSTTVTTATTTSTSSTRPSRSSKKVHNFGKRSNSIKRNPNAPVVKSNWLYKQDSTGMKLWKKRWFVLSDMCLFYYRDEKEDNILGSILLPSFHISMLSVDDHISKKYAFKATHPNMRTYYFCADTAKEMESWMKVMTDAALVHTEPVRRLDKLKVDQRTPQELNNLLNHRVLTRPEIQNNERNREPVRQHSLSRADDKWQKDVEKHNGQREREYYTLQRDGERYSLKKDGVSYTVQKDGERFLLHKDGEKCLVRKDGEKSLLQKEGEVCAIHRDMDKYAVQKVDEKYTVTPTEDKYAPPKDGEKYLLTKDGVKYALQKVGDRHTLQKDGQKYVPQKEVKRQLSLRETERYSTMRDTDNKYGTIQVVDKYGTVKEVKKYSTLREGNKYATFRDVEKYATVRAGDKYGFQREPSAERALTKISSIKLQPAQAAAIAAAVSASRQGQASLNAQKPVQVNGSGSVVGEQTGDSSPAEVDTSVAGGPGKSPAPVQEPERGLSRTNSMQQLEHWVRTHRTRGPDEDTRSITSYQTLPRNMPSHRAQIVPRYPEGYRTLPRNSMMRPDSICSVAGSVYDRALRPASTTTTTTVTTAEKRRSMRDDTMWQLYEWQQRQAFSRQSLAQPTAVGHYGTLPNTKTMGNISEHAVAHSIPTSPSHGTLALYSTFSPPRQQVAPNPNSSHSEVSSPVFGGDLTLDHRHKAHLAKYGYPPDRRSIAASVPPQTITPQSLQGKTEDRQFSK from the exons TCACAATGAGCGAAAGGTGACCTGTAAGCACCCGGTGTCAGGCATCCCCTCCCAAGACAACTGCATCTTTGTTGTAAATGAACA tGTGAATTGTGGAAAACTTGTCCACCCTGACATGCCCCTAGAGGCTCTCACCAG GCCACCTCCTAAGGCTTCATCAGAGCAGGGAAGCAGCAGTGACAAGAAGGAACGTCCCATGAGCACCATGAGTGAGGCATCAAATTATACAGGTGGTTCTGACTACAGCACCTTCCCTGGCAGCCCATCCACTACCGTCACTActgccaccaccacctccacttcaTCTACACGG cCCTCTCGGTCTTCCAAAAAAGTTCACAACTTTGGAAAGAGGTCCAACTCCATCAAGAGGAACCCTAATGCCCCAGTGGTCAAGAGCAACTGGCTTTACAAACAG GACAGCACAGGCATGAAGCTGTGGAAAAAGAGGTGGTTTGTCCTGTCTGACATGTGCCTCTTCTACTACCGCG ACGAGAAAGAGGATAACATCCTAGGAAGTATTCTGCTTCCCAGTTTTCACATCTCCATGTTGTCAGTTGATGACCACATCAGCAAGAAATATGCCTTCAAG GCCACTCACCCCAACATGCGAACGTATTATTTCTGCGCTGACACAGCCAAAGAGATGGAATCCTGGATGAAGGTCATGACTGATGCTGCTCTTGTCCACACTGAACCAGTCAGAAG ACTAGACAAGTTGAAAGTGGACCAACGGACGCCTCAGGAGTTGAACAATCTGCTCAACCACAGAGTCCTTACACGGCCCGAGATCCAGAACAACGAACGCAACCGTGAGCCTGTGCGACAACACTCCTTATCTCGAGCTGATGACAAATGGCAAAAAGATGTAGAGAAACACAATGGTCAGAGGGAGCGTGAGTACTACACTTTacagagagatggggagaggtACTCCTTGAAGAAAGATGGTGTGAGCTACACAGTTCAGAAGGATGGAGAAAGGTTTCTTCTTCACAAGGATGGAGAGAAGTGCCTGGTGCGAAAAGACGGAGAAAAATCATTGctgcagaaagagggagaggtaTGTGCCATTCACAGGGATATGGACAAGTATGCTGTTCAGAAAGTGGATGAAAAGTACACAGTAACGCCAACAGAAGACAAATACGCTCCGCCTAAAGATGGAGAGAAGTACCTGCTCACGAAGGATGGAGTCAAATATGCACTACAGAAAGTAGGAGACAGGCACACGCTTCAGAAAGATGGACAGAAATATGTTCCTCAGAAGGAGGTGAAGCGACAGCTTTCATTAAGGGAGACTGAGAGATACAGCACGATGAGGGACACTGACAATAAATACGGTACCATACAAGTTGTGGACAAATACGGCACCGTGAAGGAAGTGAAGAAATACAGTACACTACGAGAGGGTAATAAATATGCTACTTTTAGAGATGTGGAGAAGTATGCTACAGTCCGTGCCGGGGATAAATACGGCTTCCAGAGAGAGCCGAGTGCAGAGAGGGCTTTGACAAAAATCAGCAGCATCAAACTGCAGCCAGCTCAGGCCGCTGCCATCGCAGCCGCAGTGTCTGCATCTCGCCAGGGACAGGCCAGCCTCAATGCCCAAAAGCCTGTGCAGGTCAACGGCTCAGGGTCCGTGGTAGGGGAGCAGACTGGGGATTCCAGTCCAGCAGAGGTTGACACCAGCGTGGCTGGGGGTCCAGGAAAGTCCCCTGCTCCAGTCCAGGAGCCAGAGAGGGGCCTGTCCAGGACCAACTCTATGCAGCAGCTGGAACACTGGGTCCGCACACACAGGACAAGAGGACCAGATGAAGACACCAGGAG TATTACGTCCTACCAGACCTTACCTAGGAACATGCCCAGCCACCGTGCTCAGATTGTTCCCCGCTACCCAGAGGGCTATCGCACGCTGCCCCGCAACAGCATGATGAGGCCCGACAGCATCTGCAGTGTGGCTGGTTCCGTGTATGACCGTGCCCTCCGTCCcgcctccaccaccaccaccaccaccgtcaCCACAGCGGAGAAGAGGAGGTCAATGCGAGACGACACCATGTGGCAGCTCTATGAGTGGCAACAGAGGCAGGCCTTCTCCAGGCAAAGTCTGGCTCAGCCAACAG CTGTGGGTCATTATGGCACCCTTCCCAACACAAAGACCATGGGCAACATCTCTGAACACGCTGTGGCACACTCCATCCCCACCTCTCCGTCTCACGGCACCCTAGCTCTCTACAGCACCTTCTCCCCTCCCCGACAGCAGGTGGCTCCCAACCCCAACAGCTCCCACTCCGAGGTGTCCTCACCCGTCTTCGGAGGGGATTTGACTCTTGACCATCGGCACAAGGCACACCTCGCCAAG TATGGGTACCCACCTGACCGACGATCCATTGCTGCCAGTGTCCCCCCTCAGACCATCACTCCGCAGTCCCTGCAAGGCAAGACG GAGGATAGGCAgttcagcaaataa